The Henckelia pumila isolate YLH828 chromosome 2, ASM3356847v2, whole genome shotgun sequence genome includes a window with the following:
- the LOC140884317 gene encoding omega-hydroxypalmitate O-feruloyl transferase-like: MEDSSSKVFELTVKQGQPALVPPADETAKGLYFLSNLDQNIAVLVRTIYCFKSEEKGNENAVEVIKDALSKILVHYYPLAGRLTISPEMKLAIDCTSEGAVFVEAEADCDLEELGDITKPDPETLGKLVYEIPGARNILEIPPLVAQVTKFKCGGFVLGLCMNHCMFDGIGAMEFVNAWGETARGFAMKTPPFMDRTILKSRDPPKWEFPHHEFAEIADISNTAQLYNQEMHYRSFCFDPEKLQHIKSLALEDPTLPQCTTFEALSAFVWRARTEALNLNPNQQTKLLFAVDGRPRFDPPIPDKYFGNAIVLTNSLRNAGEIVQNPLSFTVKLVQEAVKMVTESYIRSAIDYFEATRARPSLAATLLITTWSRLSFHTTDFGWGEPILSGPVVLPEKEVILFLSHGKERKTINVLLGLPAPAMKIFEQLVQI; encoded by the exons ATGGAGGATTCTAGCAGCAAAGTGTTTGAATTGACAGTCAAACAAGGGCAGCCTGCTCTGGTTCCTCCGGCGGATGAAACGGCGAAAGGCCTATACTTCTTATCGAATCTGGATCAGAATATTGCGGTTCTGGTGCGTACCATTTACTGCTTCAAGTCGGAGGAGAAGGGTAATGAGAATGCGGTTGAGGTGATCAAGGACGCGTTGTCGAAGATTCTGGTGCATTATTATCCGTTGGCAGGGCGTCTCACGATTAGCCCCGAGATGAAACTTGCCATTGATTGTACGTCTGAGGGAGCTGTCTTTGTTGAGGCTGAGGCGGACTGTGATCTTGAAGAGCTAGGAGATATCACGAAACCGGATCCGGAGACTCTCGGGAAGCTTGTTTATGAGATTCCAGGAGCAAGGAATATATTGGAAATTCCTCCTCTGGTGGCTCAG GTAACAAAGTTCAAATGTGGAGGTTTTGTTCTAGGACTGTGTATGAACCATTGCATGTTTGATGGAATTGGTGCAATGGAATTTGTGAATGCTTGGGGTGAAACAGCCAGAGGTTTCGCAATGAAAACCCCTCCATTCATGGATAGAACCATCCTCAAATCAAGAGATCCGCCGAAATGGGAATTCCCACACCATGAATTTGCTGAGATTGCAGACATATCAAACACTGCTCAGCTCTACAATCAAGAAATGCATTACAGATCCTTCTGTTTCGACCCCGAAAAGCTCCAACACATCAAAAGTTTGGCCTTAGAGGATCCAACTCTACCACAATGCACCACATTCGAAGCCCTGTCGGCATTCGTTTGGAGGGCTCGAACCGAGGCCTTGAACCTCAATCCAAACCAACAAACCAAACTACTGTTTGCAGTCGATGGAAGGCCGAGATTCGATCCCCCCATACCGGATAAGTACTTCGGGAACGCTATCGTTTTAACAAACTCACTCCGCAATGCCGGGGAAATAGTCCAGAACCCGCTCTCATTCACTGTGAAACTAGTTCAGGAAGCAGTTAAAATGGTGACAGAAAGTTACATTAGGTCTGCTATCGACTACTTCGAGGCGACTCGGGCTAGGCCTTCTTTGGCTGCAACTTTGCTGATTACCACTTGGTCTAGGTTATCCTTCCATACCACGGATTTCGGTTGGGGTGAGCCGATCTTATCGGGGCCGGTCGTTCTGCCCGAAAAGGAAGTGATCCTGTTTCTTTCTCATGGTAAAGAAAGGAAAACTATCAATGTGCTGCTTGGATTGCCTGCTCCAGCTATGAAGATATTTGAACAACTTGTCCAAATTTAG
- the LOC140877786 gene encoding uncharacterized protein, whose translation MNQLFPGSDHAYCLKYLVDNFVKQVLRSYPRYNKKHWSSVFKKNVYAPSFQEYELHINNIFGSMPLVRGFILNSDPQSWANALFVGNIWGVINNNIVECWNSWVRPARHLPIVGMVDHIRVQIMSMMQRRRESTLSMNRELSPRKEKSVASVYIESRTLRVHRSCNWKFEVVDGEKSFVVDLADKTCSCRAWKINKLPCKHACSAIESKSLSLYDFCDRYFKIEMYHAAYKGIYYYPIPTFDTSEACVDESDIIQAPCVRS comes from the exons ATGAATCAACTATTTCCTGGGAGTGATCATGCTTATTGTTTGAAATATTTAGTGGATAATTTTGTGAAACAG GTGTTAAGAAGTTATCCCAGATATAACAAAAAACATTGGTCTTCGGTATTCAAGAAAAATGTGTATGCTCCGTCTTTCCAAGAATATGAACTACATATAAACAATATATTCGGGTCAATGCCACTTGTTAGAGGGTTTATTCTAAATTCTGATCCACAGAGTTGGGCGAATGCGTTGTTTGTTGGTAACATATGGGgtgttataaataataatattgtcGAGTGTTGGAATAGTTGGGTTAGGCCAGCTCGTCATCTGCCTATTGTTGGTATGGTGGATCACATACGCGTGCAGATAATGAGCATGATGCAACGACGGCGTGAATCAACTTTATCCATGAATAgggaattaagtccaagaaaAGAAAAGTCTGTTGCAAGCGTATATATCGAATCAAGAACATTAAGAGTGCATCGTTCGTGTAATTGGAAGTTTGAGGTTGTTGATGGTGAAAAGTCATTTGTCGTGGATTTAGCGGATAAAACTTGTTCATGTAGAGCTTGGAAGATCAATAAACTTCCATGCAAGCACGCCTGCTCTGCCATTGAGTCGAAATCACTGtcattatatgatttttgtgatAGGTATTTCAAAATCGAGATGTATCATGCGGCTTACAAAGGAATATATTATTACCCAATCCCAACCTTTGACACGAGTGAGGCATGTGTTGATGAATCCGATATAATCCAAGCTCCTTGTGTGCGTAGTTAG